From Aristaeella lactis, the proteins below share one genomic window:
- the smpB gene encoding SsrA-binding protein SmpB, whose protein sequence is MPHQQGIKMIAQNRKAFHDYFVEEKLECGIALFGTEVKSIRQGRINLKESWAQIRKGEIWVEGMHISPYEQGNIYNRDPLRPRKLLLHRREIRKLDSQVMRQGFTLIPLEVYLSNGRVKVQLGLCKGKQLHDKRDSMARKDAQREIQRALKERQR, encoded by the coding sequence ATGCCGCATCAGCAGGGAATTAAAATGATCGCCCAGAACCGCAAAGCTTTTCATGACTATTTTGTTGAGGAGAAACTTGAATGCGGCATAGCGCTTTTCGGAACGGAAGTCAAAAGCATCCGGCAGGGCAGGATAAACCTGAAGGAAAGCTGGGCACAGATCCGAAAGGGAGAGATATGGGTTGAAGGAATGCATATCAGCCCGTATGAGCAGGGGAATATTTACAATCGCGATCCCCTGCGCCCCAGGAAGCTGCTGCTGCACCGCCGGGAGATCCGTAAGCTTGACAGCCAGGTTATGCGTCAGGGATTTACGCTGATTCCGCTTGAAGTCTATCTGAGCAACGGACGTGTGAAAGTGCAGCTTGGATTGTGCAAGGGCAAACAGCTGCATGACAAGCGAGACAGCATGGCCCGGAAAGACGCGCAGCGTGAAATTCAGCGCGCGCTGAAGGAAAGACAAAGATAA
- a CDS encoding glutamate-5-semialdehyde dehydrogenase produces the protein MKDLHEIAASARNGFYQISVSESDKRNAVLKSLARLLTENKDSIFAANQADRDAAEAENLSSPLLHRLTFGEEKLSQVISGLYALVDLPDPISNTLAATEITEGLKLYRVSCPIGVIGVIFESRPDALIQISSLCIKSGNAVLLKGGREAIHTNQVLCGLVRSALEENGFSPDTAQLLETREDVAQMLKEDTLIDLIIPRGSNSFVRYIMDNSRIPVLGHSDGICHVYVDRDADPEMACKIVTDSKTQYVSVCNAAETLLVHRDIAARFLPEVYRSLRNKNVEIRGDEEVRKLIDCVQATDADWSTEYLDYIISVKIVSSLEEAVAHINRFGSHHTDCIVSENASAASAFMNTVDSAGVYWNVSTRFADGFVYGLGAEVGIATGKLHARGPMGLEGLTTYKYKLIGSGQTMEEMKTGKRHYTHVPLHENCPL, from the coding sequence TTGAAAGACCTTCATGAGATTGCGGCAAGCGCAAGAAACGGATTTTATCAGATTTCCGTATCTGAATCCGATAAAAGAAACGCGGTTCTGAAATCCCTCGCGCGCCTCCTTACAGAAAATAAAGACAGCATTTTTGCGGCAAACCAGGCAGACAGGGATGCCGCAGAAGCGGAGAACCTTTCGTCTCCGCTTCTGCATCGCCTGACCTTTGGCGAGGAAAAGCTCAGCCAGGTAATCTCGGGCCTTTATGCCCTTGTGGATCTCCCGGATCCGATCAGTAACACTTTGGCCGCAACCGAAATAACAGAAGGACTTAAGCTTTATCGTGTTTCCTGTCCTATCGGTGTAATCGGAGTTATTTTTGAAAGCCGTCCTGATGCGCTTATTCAGATTTCATCCCTGTGTATTAAAAGCGGAAATGCTGTCCTGCTGAAAGGCGGACGTGAAGCGATCCATACTAATCAGGTTCTCTGCGGCCTTGTTCGCAGCGCGCTGGAGGAAAACGGTTTCTCTCCCGATACCGCCCAGCTTCTGGAAACACGTGAGGATGTCGCTCAAATGCTGAAGGAGGATACGCTGATTGACCTGATCATCCCCCGCGGAAGCAACAGCTTTGTCCGGTATATTATGGATAACAGCCGTATCCCTGTACTTGGCCATTCTGACGGAATCTGTCACGTATATGTGGATCGCGACGCTGATCCTGAAATGGCCTGCAAAATCGTTACCGACAGCAAAACACAGTATGTTTCTGTCTGTAACGCCGCTGAAACCCTTCTGGTTCACAGGGATATCGCGGCCCGCTTTCTTCCCGAAGTATACCGTTCCCTTCGGAATAAAAATGTTGAAATCCGCGGCGACGAAGAAGTGCGGAAACTGATTGACTGCGTACAGGCTACTGATGCTGACTGGTCTACAGAATACCTTGATTATATTATTTCCGTAAAAATCGTTTCCTCTCTGGAGGAAGCCGTTGCGCATATAAACCGTTTCGGTTCACATCACACCGATTGCATCGTTTCGGAGAATGCTTCGGCCGCATCTGCTTTTATGAATACTGTTGACAGCGCTGGCGTTTACTGGAATGTTTCCACCCGTTTTGCCGATGGCTTTGTCTATGGTCTCGGTGCCGAAGTCGGCATTGCCACCGGCAAGCTGCACGCAAGAGGGCCTATGGGTCTGGAGGGACTGACCACCTACAAATATAAACTGATAGGTTCTGGGCAGACTATGGAAGAGATGAAAACAGGGAAAAGGCATTAT